The Providencia sp. PROV188 genome includes a region encoding these proteins:
- a CDS encoding Ig-like domain-containing protein, translated as MNKKFTSLILLQISFFIFWSFFPIGNANENKQEHWLILENTSEQSINDLPELPTEPINKQDNNQKFIAEKGSKLGTILSSENSTNTARNMLENTLMQKINRDINNWFNQVAYARIQFNTDKSGNAAILYPLYDKDSHIVFTQLGLQINEDRTTTNMGFGYRQLNNDWMWGVNSFYDSTSSNRRLGLGAEASADFIKLSSNGYFRLSDWHGSKLDNWRDFDERPANGFDVRFEGFLPDYPQFGANLKYEHYYGKNVNINNGSYLRDLKNNPSLYSVGVSYTPIPLVTMKLNQSVGSSSDTSAMLQINYRFDLPLNRQLSADSVKSMRSLTGLRYDFVDRNYDIVMQYKKQELLTISLPNELEVQSKQQINLTATIIKSKYGVKDIQWSAPELIADGGSFIKTSVNSIKIVLPPIQNNPKTYTVTAIAIDNNGNKSNTATTRLNVKPMSGMISIFTVVPQGSVTANDSDNYEATVTVTDAAGKALSNTNVEFTLSGFSPLSAFTLSGNNISSASPLTLPTDSNGQIIINIWGQKAQQGLLIAKLEDGYQSSKPLQFIADSSTAQIISSDIVVIEDNAVANNKATNRISVHITDKFGNSLENQLISVSANNGATVGNITPTDANGDTIFSLTSFNAGNSEITITFNGSHHTVNVMFMPDKSTAQIDSANMILVKDNATANGVDTNKIKVIVTDAHNNPLPNQVITVTAENGAIISAISPTNSQGETEFTLTSLKAAQYRVTAEINGSTQSLNVTFVGDNNSAKIDKNDMVITKNNAKANGVDTDRVKVIVTDKNGNPLADQIITVSTDTGVIVGTVSPTNTAGETEFSITSTEAKQYKITAELNGSSQSVSVDFIADTSTAQLDKSAITVVKNDAKADKIEINQIKVKIIDANNNPIKGQRVTVTADPHIGIGPIPETDINGETIISLTSSLPGPSVIALSINNSTQDVTVTFTSAIDPSKSTLTLDKTRIVNSSGATEDGRATITLTMLDKNNQPITGVKNDVKFTANNNELKISNVTETLPGQYTAVVTSSTVGDYQITATVLYSTYTAQSPTISVYTYIFRLSNLDHKIGVTALYDYQLFVKSSDGVESEIQLNANQVNWISSNTSVARPISPGEIQGLQKGIVDISVSSTGTGYKGVPVTVIPAKLTVSELNMSPIYGDSTSKPNSASEYLIEPPGYTLTGQGDWVVDSIGNSGGTGGTATTITNTDSVTKIDVIVCRFQGVLVIGQLTFYKPTSNQVIGEAHNTCTNPQTYVYQIPSGEQFIGFTGWNSQTSSINRVFLGAIRFITIDR; from the coding sequence ATGAATAAAAAATTCACATCATTAATTTTACTTCAAATATCTTTTTTTATTTTTTGGAGTTTTTTTCCTATTGGTAATGCTAATGAAAATAAACAAGAACACTGGCTTATCTTAGAAAACACATCAGAGCAATCTATTAATGACCTTCCTGAACTGCCAACAGAGCCAATAAATAAACAAGATAACAATCAGAAATTTATTGCTGAAAAAGGAAGCAAGTTAGGTACAATCCTGAGTAGTGAAAATAGCACCAATACTGCTAGAAATATGTTAGAAAATACATTAATGCAGAAGATTAACCGTGATATTAATAATTGGTTTAATCAGGTTGCTTATGCCCGCATTCAATTTAACACGGATAAAAGCGGTAATGCCGCTATCCTCTATCCCTTATATGATAAAGATAGCCATATTGTCTTCACCCAATTGGGATTACAAATTAATGAAGATCGTACAACAACGAATATGGGATTCGGTTATCGTCAGCTTAATAATGATTGGATGTGGGGAGTTAACTCATTTTATGATTCAACATCTTCAAATAGACGCTTAGGTTTAGGCGCTGAAGCATCCGCTGATTTTATTAAACTATCAAGCAATGGTTATTTTCGCTTGAGTGATTGGCATGGTTCTAAATTAGATAATTGGCGTGATTTTGATGAGCGTCCAGCTAATGGTTTTGATGTTCGATTCGAAGGGTTTCTTCCAGACTATCCTCAATTTGGGGCAAATTTAAAATACGAGCATTATTATGGAAAGAATGTAAATATTAACAATGGTTCATATTTAAGAGACTTAAAAAATAACCCAAGCCTTTATAGTGTTGGCGTTTCTTATACACCAATACCGCTTGTAACGATGAAATTAAACCAGTCCGTAGGCAGCTCCAGCGATACATCTGCGATGCTCCAGATTAATTATCGGTTTGATCTTCCACTGAATCGCCAATTATCTGCTGACTCAGTCAAAAGTATGCGTTCTCTTACAGGATTACGTTACGACTTTGTCGACCGAAACTACGACATCGTCATGCAATATAAGAAACAAGAATTGCTCACCATTTCATTACCTAATGAATTAGAGGTGCAATCAAAGCAACAGATCAATCTAACCGCAACAATTATAAAGTCTAAATATGGCGTCAAAGACATTCAATGGTCAGCCCCTGAACTGATTGCTGATGGAGGAAGCTTTATTAAAACCTCCGTAAACAGTATCAAAATTGTTTTACCTCCCATTCAAAACAACCCTAAAACCTATACGGTAACGGCTATTGCAATCGATAATAATGGGAATAAATCGAATACGGCGACAACCCGTTTAAATGTAAAACCGATGTCAGGAATGATTTCTATTTTTACCGTCGTTCCTCAAGGCTCTGTGACAGCCAATGATTCAGATAACTATGAAGCAACCGTGACAGTCACCGATGCTGCCGGAAAAGCGCTCTCAAATACCAATGTCGAATTTACGTTATCAGGTTTCTCGCCATTATCCGCATTTACTTTATCTGGCAATAATATTTCCAGTGCTTCTCCGCTCACATTACCAACGGACAGTAACGGACAGATTATTATCAATATTTGGGGGCAAAAAGCCCAACAAGGATTATTGATTGCTAAATTAGAAGATGGTTATCAATCCAGCAAGCCTCTCCAATTTATCGCTGACAGTTCCACCGCCCAAATCATATCATCTGATATTGTCGTTATTGAAGATAATGCCGTCGCCAATAACAAAGCCACTAACCGAATTTCTGTACACATCACGGATAAATTTGGAAATTCACTAGAAAATCAATTGATTAGTGTATCAGCAAATAATGGCGCAACAGTGGGTAACATTACCCCTACCGATGCAAATGGTGATACGATTTTCTCTTTAACCAGTTTTAATGCGGGTAATAGTGAAATCACAATAACATTTAATGGCAGTCACCATACCGTCAACGTGATGTTTATGCCCGATAAGAGCACGGCTCAAATTGATAGTGCCAATATGATTTTGGTGAAGGATAACGCGACGGCTAATGGTGTTGATACGAATAAAATTAAAGTTATCGTTACGGATGCCCATAACAACCCGCTTCCAAATCAAGTAATTACAGTGACAGCAGAAAATGGTGCAATTATCAGCGCAATCTCGCCAACCAATAGTCAGGGAGAAACAGAATTTACGCTCACGAGCCTCAAAGCGGCTCAATATCGAGTAACCGCTGAAATTAATGGCAGTACCCAATCCCTAAACGTGACATTTGTTGGGGATAACAACTCTGCGAAAATTGATAAAAATGACATGGTAATCACCAAAAATAATGCTAAAGCCAATGGTGTTGATACCGATCGCGTCAAGGTTATCGTGACGGATAAAAATGGTAATCCACTTGCAGACCAAATCATTACAGTGAGTACCGATACTGGCGTGATTGTAGGTACTGTTTCACCAACGAATACTGCGGGGGAAACTGAATTCTCCATCACAAGCACTGAGGCTAAGCAATACAAAATAACGGCAGAGCTAAACGGAAGCTCACAATCTGTTTCAGTTGATTTTATTGCAGATACCAGTACAGCCCAATTAGATAAAAGTGCGATTACTGTCGTCAAAAATGATGCTAAAGCCGATAAAATCGAAATTAATCAAATAAAAGTCAAAATCATCGATGCCAATAATAACCCTATAAAAGGTCAAAGAGTCACTGTGACTGCGGATCCCCATATTGGCATTGGTCCAATTCCAGAAACCGATATTAATGGTGAAACCATTATTTCCTTGACCAGTAGTCTGCCGGGACCCAGCGTCATTGCCCTGTCGATTAATAATAGTACCCAAGATGTCACCGTCACATTTACCAGTGCTATTGACCCGAGCAAATCAACTCTCACACTAGATAAAACACGTATCGTCAATTCATCGGGTGCAACAGAGGATGGAAGAGCCACAATCACGCTCACTATGCTCGATAAGAATAATCAACCGATTACAGGGGTTAAAAATGATGTGAAATTTACCGCCAATAATAACGAACTTAAGATAAGCAATGTGACAGAAACCCTTCCTGGTCAATATACGGCGGTTGTCACCTCTTCCACTGTTGGTGATTACCAGATCACCGCAACAGTGCTGTATTCAACTTATACTGCCCAGTCACCAACAATTAGCGTGTATACCTATATATTCAGGTTAAGCAATTTAGATCATAAAATAGGAGTGACCGCCCTATATGATTATCAATTATTCGTTAAATCCAGCGATGGTGTAGAAAGTGAAATTCAATTAAATGCTAACCAAGTCAATTGGATATCCAGTAATACCAGTGTGGCGAGACCAATATCTCCGGGAGAAATTCAAGGTCTACAGAAAGGGATCGTCGATATTAGCGTTAGCAGTACTGGTACAGGTTATAAAGGTGTCCCTGTCACCGTCATACCCGCAAAATTGACCGTCAGTGAATTGAACATGTCACCAATATATGGTGATTCCACCAGCAAACCCAATTCAGCCTCTGAATACTTGATAGAGCCTCCTGGATATACGTTAACGGGTCAAGGGGATTGGGTCGTGGATTCTATCGGAAATTCCGGTGGAACGGGAGGAACGGCCACGACCATAACTAACACAGATTCGGTGACAAAAATTGATGTTATTGTGTGCCGCTTCCAAGGCGTACTGGTCATCGGTCAATTAACCTTCTACAAGCCCACAAGTAACCAGGTGATTGGAGAAGCACATAATACCTGCACTAATCCACAAACTTATGTCTACCAAATCCCATCGGGAGAACAATTTATCGGGTTTACAGGATGGAATAGTCAAACTTCATCAATCAATCGTGTTTTCTTGGGTGCAATTCGTTTTATTACCATTGATAGATAA
- a CDS encoding MrpH family fimbial adhesin: MKKLILICLLAISSFQFARAEFAAQGELVTDHGAWMDTRYILRGDLQHDNRPMAVQTTGSCPCDIELGSWGTYADGGYGAGTSHIVNFDTHSVRLRERSSWDESPVTFSEVARALEKDNVLNRQIPGRWQFYPRRPGVGYCFNLGILYRQKMQREQTADNPIILCSPLDPAITNCDIEGPDYIDHGTLSNSSMNGHTVRENFTISCTNPMDVKISAVAGLDNDNFIFMADGLESEIKVNGAPSTILSVDSFVKQTFDVSSTLRKTKDLAPDEYSGIFLLSVELP; encoded by the coding sequence ATGAAAAAACTTATTCTTATCTGTTTGTTAGCGATATCGTCTTTTCAATTTGCTCGGGCTGAATTTGCAGCGCAAGGTGAGCTTGTTACTGACCATGGCGCATGGATGGACACACGATATATTTTACGCGGGGACTTACAACACGATAATCGCCCGATGGCTGTGCAAACGACAGGCAGTTGTCCTTGTGATATAGAGTTAGGATCTTGGGGAACCTATGCAGATGGTGGGTATGGTGCGGGTACCTCACACATTGTTAACTTTGATACTCACTCAGTGAGATTAAGAGAGCGAAGTTCATGGGACGAAAGCCCCGTTACGTTCAGTGAAGTGGCTAGAGCATTAGAAAAAGATAACGTTTTAAATAGGCAAATTCCGGGACGTTGGCAGTTTTATCCGAGAAGGCCTGGAGTTGGATACTGCTTCAATTTAGGTATTTTGTATCGACAAAAAATGCAGCGTGAGCAAACCGCAGATAACCCAATAATTCTCTGTTCACCGTTAGACCCTGCTATTACTAACTGTGATATTGAAGGACCAGATTATATCGACCATGGCACATTATCCAATAGCTCGATGAATGGTCATACTGTGAGAGAAAACTTTACGATCAGCTGCACAAATCCAATGGATGTTAAAATTTCTGCTGTCGCCGGGTTAGATAACGATAACTTTATTTTTATGGCGGATGGGCTAGAGTCTGAAATTAAAGTCAATGGTGCGCCATCAACCATACTTTCGGTAGATTCATTTGTGAAACAAACTTTTGATGTTTCCAGCACATTAAGAAAAACCAAAGATCTTGCTCCGGATGAATATTCAGGTATTTTCCTGTTATCAGTTGAGCTCCCTTAG
- a CDS encoding fimbrial protein: MKIIFFTLLLYFSGNAFADEVNFSGVLRHAIPCIVNGGEELVVPFHEVNDKDLYRQRDISEVFEITLSECEFLPDFSFSMSFTGISNPKIKGSLRIDGDPGDLGYAIVLSSDNGNVDINSQYPIVGMNGSKFPSVIPLKASILGEEDAIKNKSIKLGDFSATTTFNIYYE, from the coding sequence ATGAAGATAATCTTCTTTACTCTATTACTTTATTTCTCCGGGAATGCGTTCGCGGATGAGGTGAATTTTTCTGGAGTATTGAGGCACGCCATTCCTTGTATCGTCAATGGCGGCGAGGAGCTTGTGGTGCCATTTCATGAGGTCAATGATAAAGACCTTTATCGTCAAAGAGATATCTCTGAAGTCTTTGAAATTACACTCTCTGAGTGCGAGTTTTTACCTGATTTTTCATTTTCGATGTCATTTACGGGAATCAGTAACCCGAAAATTAAAGGTTCGCTGCGAATTGATGGTGACCCCGGTGATCTGGGCTATGCCATCGTGTTGAGTAGCGATAATGGTAATGTGGATATTAATAGCCAATACCCTATTGTTGGAATGAACGGCAGTAAATTCCCTAGCGTGATCCCGCTGAAAGCTTCCATTTTGGGGGAAGAAGACGCAATCAAAAATAAAAGTATTAAACTCGGGGATTTTAGCGCCACCACCACTTTTAATATCTATTACGAATAA
- the hypF gene encoding carbamoyltransferase HypF encodes MKNGIQLRIKGKVQGVGFRPYVWQLAHQCALNGDVCNDGEGVLVRLLETADIPLFTQLLYQHCPPLAHIESIQSQPFQWDELPEKFTIRHSGAGRMDTQVIPDAATCKACRDELFDPANRRYHYPFANCTHCGPRFTIIRQMPYDRPNTSMAAFPLCPECQQEYENPADRRFHAQPNACATCGPEIQLCDKNGKVLAVHHQALEQTATDLLNGKIAAIKGLGGFHLACDATNFHVVEQLRQRKHRPSKPLAVMIPSLNWLKDQGVDVTEGLRALLESAAAPIVLIHAWENSVLSENIAPHLREVGVMLPSNPLQHLLMAQVNRPLVMTSGNASGKPPVLTEQTAFTDLANIADIWLMHNRDIVQRADDSLVRYHAGKAEMLRRARGYVPDAIDLPAGFENSPSILALGADLKNTFCLLRDKSAVMSQHLGDLDDIDIYQQYQQSIALFESIYRFKPEYLVGDMHPNYVSHRYGNTLSDQLNIPMMHVQHHHAHIAAVMAEYGIPLGNEKVIGLALDGLGFGDDNRLWGGECLLVDYASSQHLGGLPPVAMPGGDLASRQPWRNLLAHLEKFVPDWQTKPIASALAPFAYPLLQKAIARKLNCPTASSAGRLFDAIAAALGICPQQTSWEGEGACQLEALALQSSVQQHPVTMPVVDNQLDLTTFWHEWLAYDAPRAERAHAFHQALAQGFADLALQQAKRYSIQQVVLSGGVLHNQLLRHLLIENLQPLEVLHARQLPMGDGGLALGQVAIAAAILKKNN; translated from the coding sequence GTGAAAAACGGCATACAGTTACGTATCAAAGGAAAGGTTCAAGGGGTTGGATTCCGACCTTATGTCTGGCAACTTGCCCATCAATGTGCCTTGAATGGTGACGTCTGTAATGATGGCGAAGGTGTGCTGGTACGCCTGCTAGAGACTGCGGATATCCCTTTATTTACTCAGCTTTTATATCAACACTGCCCGCCGCTTGCACATATTGAATCTATTCAATCCCAACCTTTTCAATGGGATGAGTTGCCAGAAAAATTCACGATTCGTCATAGTGGTGCAGGACGAATGGATACTCAGGTTATCCCCGATGCAGCAACCTGCAAAGCCTGCCGTGACGAGCTGTTTGACCCTGCGAATCGTCGCTATCATTACCCGTTTGCAAACTGCACCCATTGCGGTCCTCGTTTTACTATTATTCGTCAAATGCCCTATGACCGACCAAATACCTCAATGGCGGCATTTCCTTTATGCCCTGAATGTCAGCAAGAATATGAAAACCCAGCAGACAGACGTTTTCATGCTCAGCCAAATGCTTGTGCAACCTGTGGTCCTGAAATCCAGCTGTGTGACAAAAATGGCAAGGTTCTAGCGGTTCACCATCAAGCCTTAGAACAAACGGCGACGGACTTATTGAATGGCAAAATTGCAGCAATTAAAGGGCTTGGCGGTTTTCACCTTGCGTGTGATGCCACTAATTTCCATGTGGTTGAACAATTGCGTCAACGTAAACACCGTCCCAGCAAACCTCTGGCGGTAATGATCCCATCTCTCAACTGGCTAAAAGACCAAGGAGTTGATGTCACTGAAGGTTTACGTGCATTACTTGAAAGTGCGGCGGCACCGATTGTCCTTATTCACGCATGGGAGAATAGCGTATTAAGCGAAAATATCGCACCACATTTGCGGGAAGTGGGGGTAATGCTACCTTCCAACCCGCTGCAACATTTGCTGATGGCGCAGGTGAATAGACCATTAGTGATGACCTCAGGAAATGCATCGGGCAAACCTCCGGTACTGACGGAGCAAACGGCTTTCACGGATTTAGCAAATATTGCAGACATTTGGCTGATGCATAATCGTGATATTGTGCAACGGGCGGATGACTCTTTAGTGCGTTACCATGCCGGAAAAGCGGAAATGTTACGCCGAGCCCGAGGTTATGTACCGGATGCTATTGACCTTCCAGCGGGCTTTGAAAACTCACCATCTATTTTGGCGCTAGGTGCGGATTTAAAAAATACCTTTTGTTTGCTTAGAGATAAAAGTGCGGTGATGAGCCAGCATTTAGGTGATTTGGACGATATCGATATTTATCAACAATATCAGCAATCTATTGCACTATTTGAGTCGATTTATCGATTTAAACCTGAATACCTAGTAGGGGATATGCACCCCAATTATGTTAGTCATCGTTACGGTAATACCTTAAGTGACCAGTTGAATATCCCGATGATGCACGTTCAGCATCATCATGCTCATATTGCGGCGGTGATGGCGGAATATGGAATTCCGTTAGGTAATGAAAAAGTAATTGGTTTGGCGCTGGATGGTCTCGGTTTTGGTGATGATAACCGGCTGTGGGGTGGTGAGTGCTTACTTGTCGATTATGCCTCTAGCCAGCACCTTGGTGGATTACCGCCAGTTGCCATGCCTGGGGGGGATCTAGCATCTCGCCAACCATGGCGTAACTTATTGGCCCATCTAGAAAAATTTGTGCCTGATTGGCAAACAAAGCCCATTGCTTCGGCGCTCGCTCCTTTTGCTTATCCACTATTACAAAAAGCGATTGCTAGAAAGCTTAACTGCCCAACCGCTTCATCGGCAGGACGATTATTTGATGCTATCGCAGCGGCATTAGGGATTTGTCCTCAGCAAACTAGTTGGGAAGGCGAGGGGGCTTGTCAGTTAGAAGCGCTAGCATTGCAAAGCTCAGTTCAGCAGCATCCTGTCACAATGCCGGTGGTGGATAATCAATTGGATTTAACCACCTTTTGGCATGAATGGTTGGCTTATGATGCGCCGAGAGCGGAACGAGCCCATGCTTTTCATCAAGCCTTGGCGCAAGGATTTGCGGATTTAGCGCTGCAACAAGCGAAACGGTATAGCATTCAACAAGTGGTGCTGTCTGGTGGCGTTCTGCATAACCAATTATTACGTCATTTGCTAATAGAGAATCTACAGCCTCTTGAGGTATTACATGCTCGTCAATTACCGATGGGAGATGGTGGACTTGCATTGGGGCAAGTTGCGATCGCTGCCGCAATATTGAAAAAAAATAACTGA